From Micromonospora rifamycinica, a single genomic window includes:
- a CDS encoding HEAT repeat domain-containing protein, which produces MLIGEVSRRCGVSVRMLRHYESLGLLRPTGRTGVGYREYSGADLRRIFHIESLRSLGLPLRAVGRALDDPAFTPAELVDDLIRQTQARITAERELLTRLRRIDAADPADWQDVLQVVALLRDLGSPRADQRQRAALASAGEVPVPVEALVAAALDESDPNVAGALRWALAHAGVDALPLLADGLDAPGAEVRERAVRAIVEIPGGEATTLLRDALRHPDPVVGRHAALALGTRGEPDAVPTLIDMIVAEVNDVDAADALSALATDPATAQRIAARLIELLTPGHLGASARGRLTQALAGIPGDTTSRALAGLTGDDDRAVALTARYLLTLRTTPDGR; this is translated from the coding sequence GTGCTGATCGGCGAGGTGTCACGACGCTGCGGCGTCAGCGTCCGGATGCTCCGGCACTACGAGTCGCTCGGCCTGCTCCGACCGACCGGCCGTACCGGCGTCGGCTACCGCGAGTACTCCGGCGCGGACCTCCGACGGATCTTCCACATCGAGAGCCTGCGCTCGCTGGGGCTGCCGCTGCGGGCGGTGGGCCGGGCGCTCGACGATCCCGCCTTCACCCCGGCGGAACTCGTCGACGACCTCATCCGGCAGACGCAGGCGCGCATCACCGCGGAACGGGAGCTGCTCACCCGCCTACGGCGGATCGACGCCGCCGACCCCGCCGACTGGCAGGACGTCCTCCAGGTCGTCGCGCTCCTGCGGGACCTGGGCTCACCGCGCGCGGACCAGCGTCAACGCGCCGCGTTGGCCTCCGCCGGCGAGGTCCCGGTGCCGGTGGAGGCGCTGGTCGCGGCCGCGCTGGACGAGTCCGACCCGAACGTCGCCGGGGCACTGCGCTGGGCGCTCGCCCACGCGGGCGTCGACGCCCTGCCCCTGCTGGCGGACGGGCTCGACGCCCCCGGGGCCGAGGTGCGGGAACGGGCCGTCCGGGCCATCGTCGAGATCCCGGGCGGGGAGGCCACCACGCTGCTCCGCGACGCCCTGCGCCACCCGGATCCCGTGGTCGGCAGGCACGCCGCGCTGGCCCTCGGAACCCGTGGCGAACCCGACGCCGTGCCGACGCTCATCGACATGATCGTCGCGGAGGTGAACGACGTCGACGCCGCCGACGCGCTGAGCGCGCTGGCCACCGATCCCGCCACGGCACAGCGGATCGCCGCACGCCTGATCGAGCTGCTCACCCCGGGCCACCTCGGGGCGTCGGCACGCGGCCGGCTGACCCAGGCGCTCGCCGGCATCCCGGGGGACACCACCTCCCGGGCACTGGCCGGCCTGACCGGGGACGACGACCGGGCCGTCGCGCTCACCGCCCGCTACCTGCTCACCCTCCGCACCACCCCCGACGGCCGCTGA
- a CDS encoding sensor histidine kinase yields the protein MTHLRDRARAAVDALEHLVGGLGTALLALAALLWTVFVATACLVWVGLPAAPGALRAVRAVADRERARLSRWGTPIPTPGPVPTALPVAVRDPFVRRELGWVALHAVTGLFSGLTGLALPLYAVQDITFPLWYRLLPAEAGAPGIVWWRIDGLAEALLVGLLGLGWLAATVTVGPALARLQARPGRWLLPPPPGIDLSLRVAELTATRAAALDAHAVELRRIERSLHDGTQNRLVAVNVLLGAARRAVRRDPDQADEILGRAQDAAEQALGELRTVVRGILPPVLDDRGLAGALAGLAGDCAVPCRLTVDVPVRCAASVEATAYFVVAEALTNVVRHSGAGRIDVTVRRERGRLLVTVEDDGHGDVDETRGSGLTGIRRRVGAYDGRMTLTSPAGGPTSLEVELPCGS from the coding sequence ATGACACACCTGCGGGACCGGGCACGTGCCGCGGTCGACGCCCTCGAACACCTCGTCGGTGGGCTCGGCACCGCACTGCTGGCGTTGGCCGCGCTGCTCTGGACGGTGTTCGTGGCGACGGCCTGCCTGGTCTGGGTGGGGCTGCCGGCGGCACCCGGCGCGCTGCGGGCGGTTCGCGCGGTGGCCGACCGCGAGCGAGCCCGACTGTCCCGCTGGGGCACGCCGATCCCCACCCCGGGTCCGGTGCCGACCGCGCTGCCCGTGGCGGTACGCGACCCGTTCGTCCGTCGCGAACTCGGCTGGGTCGCCCTGCACGCGGTCACCGGCCTGTTCAGCGGACTGACCGGTCTGGCCCTGCCGCTCTACGCCGTACAGGACATCACCTTCCCGCTGTGGTACCGGCTGCTCCCGGCCGAGGCCGGCGCACCGGGGATCGTCTGGTGGCGCATCGACGGGCTGGCCGAAGCGCTCCTGGTCGGCCTGCTCGGGCTGGGCTGGCTGGCTGCCACGGTCACGGTCGGCCCGGCCCTCGCCCGCCTCCAGGCCCGGCCGGGCCGGTGGCTGCTGCCCCCGCCGCCGGGCATCGACCTGTCGTTGCGGGTCGCCGAGCTGACCGCGACCCGGGCCGCGGCGCTCGACGCCCACGCGGTCGAACTGCGCCGCATCGAACGGTCCCTGCACGACGGTACGCAGAACCGGCTGGTCGCGGTCAACGTGCTGCTGGGAGCGGCCCGCCGGGCGGTCCGACGAGACCCCGACCAGGCCGACGAGATCCTCGGGCGGGCACAGGACGCGGCCGAACAGGCCCTCGGCGAACTCCGTACGGTGGTGCGCGGCATCCTGCCACCCGTACTGGACGACCGGGGCCTCGCCGGAGCCCTGGCCGGACTGGCCGGCGACTGCGCGGTGCCCTGCCGGCTCACCGTCGACGTGCCGGTACGCTGTGCCGCCTCGGTCGAGGCCACCGCCTACTTCGTGGTGGCCGAGGCGTTGACCAACGTGGTCCGGCACAGTGGTGCCGGCCGGATCGACGTGACCGTCCGCCGGGAGCGGGGTCGGCTGCTGGTCACCGTCGAGGACGACGGGCACGGCGACGTCGACGAGACCCGCGGCTCCGGGCTGACCGGCATCCGTCGGCGGGTCGGGGCGTACGACGGCCGGATGACCCTGACCAGCCCTGCGGGAGGGCCGACGAGCCTGGAGGTGGAGCTGCCGTGCGGATCGTGA